Proteins found in one Saccharopolyspora phatthalungensis genomic segment:
- a CDS encoding class F sortase, which produces MPEILLALGLMVGALGLGHALTSGPRLPHTGTVPVAHTERSSAPAAAQEKPVPASPNQVPQRVRLPPLGVDAPIRPVLPGPDRQLGVPESPGVVGWWSAGVAPGSRHGTVVLAGHVDSRRDGPGALFRVADLEPGDPVTVTTAQAALRYRIEAVRSYPKESLPEDVFDRTGRPRLVLITCGGTFDDSTRQYDHNIVAYAVPA; this is translated from the coding sequence GTGCCAGAGATCTTGCTGGCGCTCGGCCTAATGGTCGGGGCATTGGGACTCGGCCATGCTCTGACCAGCGGCCCGAGACTGCCACACACCGGAACAGTCCCGGTCGCCCATACCGAACGTTCCTCAGCACCCGCAGCGGCGCAGGAGAAGCCGGTGCCGGCGTCGCCGAACCAGGTGCCGCAACGGGTGCGGCTGCCGCCCTTGGGCGTCGACGCGCCGATCCGACCGGTGTTGCCGGGGCCGGACCGTCAGCTAGGCGTGCCCGAATCACCCGGCGTCGTCGGGTGGTGGAGCGCGGGCGTCGCACCCGGTTCTCGGCACGGCACCGTCGTGCTGGCCGGGCACGTCGACAGCCGCCGCGACGGCCCGGGGGCGTTGTTCCGGGTGGCCGATCTTGAGCCAGGCGATCCCGTCACGGTTACTACCGCGCAAGCCGCGCTCCGGTACCGGATAGAGGCAGTGCGCAGCTATCCCAAGGAATCCCTGCCGGAAGATGTGTTCGACCGTACCGGCCGTCCCCGTCTGGTGCTGATCACCTGCGGAGGAACGTTCGACGACAGCACGCGCCAGTACGACCACAACATCGTCGCCTACGCCGTCCCGGCGTAG
- the ligD gene encoding non-homologous end-joining DNA ligase yields the protein MAAQPQVPAWVARGPMLPTAGSPPTSPGFAAEIKWDGMRALVVAGPDGIRVISRSGRDVTTSFPELRALTEVIGTRRVVLDGEIVALGTSGQPDFVRLQDRIHRPLPTTAVLRDVPVCLYLFDLLHLDGADLLATPYLDRRDRLTTLGLERGPIRVPDYYTDVSPAQMLEIARQHHLEGIVAKRLNSRYIPGKRSPDWIKTAIRTTTDVVIGGWVPGSGRYRHLVGSLLVGLYDQTGTLRYAGHVGTGFSDRDRKVLAEGLDELSRPASPFADAVPQEFARYARWIEPVVTAEISYRERTADGRLRHPSFRHIVAPEQ from the coding sequence ATGGCAGCGCAACCGCAGGTACCCGCGTGGGTGGCACGCGGCCCGATGCTGCCCACCGCGGGATCCCCACCAACCAGTCCCGGCTTCGCCGCCGAGATCAAATGGGACGGCATGCGAGCCCTGGTCGTTGCCGGGCCGGACGGTATCCGGGTGATCAGCCGCTCGGGCCGCGACGTGACGACGTCGTTTCCCGAACTCCGAGCCCTCACCGAGGTCATCGGCACCCGGCGAGTGGTCCTGGACGGCGAGATCGTCGCCCTCGGCACGAGCGGCCAACCCGACTTCGTCCGCTTGCAGGACCGGATCCACCGCCCCCTGCCCACCACTGCCGTACTGCGTGATGTGCCGGTCTGCCTGTATCTCTTCGACCTGCTCCACCTCGACGGCGCCGACCTGCTCGCCACGCCCTACCTCGATCGCCGCGACCGGCTCACCACGCTCGGACTGGAACGCGGCCCGATCCGGGTGCCGGACTACTACACCGACGTCAGCCCGGCACAGATGCTTGAGATCGCCCGCCAACACCACCTCGAAGGGATCGTCGCCAAGCGCCTGAACTCCCGATACATACCCGGAAAACGCTCACCGGACTGGATCAAGACCGCGATCCGCACGACCACCGACGTGGTAATCGGCGGATGGGTACCCGGCAGCGGCCGGTACCGCCACCTAGTCGGCTCGCTGCTGGTCGGCCTCTACGACCAGACCGGCACCCTGCGCTACGCCGGCCACGTCGGCACCGGATTCTCCGACCGAGACCGGAAGGTACTCGCCGAAGGACTCGACGAGCTCAGCCGACCGGCAAGTCCGTTCGCCGACGCCGTCCCGCAGGAGTTCGCCCGCTACGCCCGATGGATCGAACCAGTGGTCACCGCCGAAATCAGCTATCGAGAACGAACCGCCGACGGACGCCTGCGGCACCCGTCATTCCGGCACATCGTCGCACCAGAGCAATGA
- a CDS encoding ABC transporter substrate-binding protein, protein MDLHTPFGRRGFLRLGAMTTGAVLGGGGVAALLTGCGGGDASSLIYAGYGGSYQNGIKSAMFDPFGKATGIGVKYTADANDVTKLISMATAGRSQNDVADAQGPAFAQLRSNNALEKLDRAVVTRDDVVDASLITDYSIPYYQFSHNIFWNTSLVSGKMNSWADVWDVNRFPGKRGFQQLPWFTLEIALLADGVAMDRLYPLDVDRAFRSLDRIKPHSVFLDNNSLTNAVSTGELVTADLNLSRVQTMQKSGVKLEYIWNQTMVDVEQLVVLRGGAGRDSAMKAVQYSLDPDTQLRIMRTLGYTPTSKAALAQIPTEDAKNLPGTAETVGQSFYLNSSWWAENYRTVSTRFSSWLTS, encoded by the coding sequence ATGGACCTTCACACGCCGTTCGGACGCCGAGGCTTCCTGCGCCTCGGGGCGATGACCACCGGTGCGGTGCTCGGTGGCGGAGGGGTGGCCGCCCTGCTCACGGGCTGTGGTGGCGGCGATGCGAGCTCGCTGATCTACGCCGGATATGGCGGGTCCTATCAGAACGGCATCAAGTCGGCCATGTTCGACCCGTTCGGCAAGGCGACGGGGATCGGCGTCAAGTACACCGCGGACGCCAACGACGTCACGAAGCTGATCTCCATGGCCACCGCGGGCCGGTCGCAGAACGACGTCGCCGACGCGCAGGGCCCCGCTTTCGCCCAGCTGCGGTCCAACAATGCGCTGGAAAAGCTCGACCGCGCCGTGGTGACGCGGGACGACGTGGTCGATGCCAGCCTGATCACCGACTACAGCATCCCGTACTACCAGTTCAGCCACAACATCTTCTGGAACACCTCGCTGGTGTCCGGGAAAATGAACTCGTGGGCCGATGTCTGGGACGTGAATCGGTTCCCGGGCAAGCGCGGTTTCCAGCAGCTGCCGTGGTTCACCCTTGAGATCGCGCTACTGGCCGACGGGGTGGCGATGGACCGGCTCTACCCGCTGGACGTCGACAGGGCCTTCCGCAGCCTCGACCGGATCAAGCCGCACTCAGTGTTCCTCGACAACAACTCGCTCACCAACGCCGTCTCGACCGGCGAACTCGTCACCGCGGACCTGAACCTGTCCCGCGTGCAGACGATGCAGAAGAGCGGCGTCAAACTCGAATACATCTGGAACCAGACGATGGTCGACGTCGAGCAACTCGTGGTGCTGCGCGGCGGGGCGGGCCGCGACTCGGCGATGAAGGCCGTCCAGTACTCGCTCGACCCGGACACCCAGCTGCGCATCATGCGCACCCTCGGCTACACACCGACGTCCAAGGCCGCGCTGGCCCAGATTCCGACCGAGGACGCGAAGAACCTACCCGGCACGGCGGAAACCGTCGGCCAGAGCTTCTACCTGAACTCGTCCTGGTGGGCGGAGAACTACCGGACGGTCTCGACGCGGTTTTCCAGCTGGCTGACGTCGTGA
- a CDS encoding ABC transporter ATP-binding protein — protein MTSVITDTTKTRRGAVSLRKLTKDYAGSRAVDGIDLDIPAGEFFTLLGPSGCGKTTTLMMLAGFVEPSGGSVVIDGRDVAHVPPPDRDIGVVFQNYALFPHLTVFQNLAFPLEMRRLGRPEIARRVGEALKLVRLEQWADSYPGQLSGGQQQRVAVARAVVFNPPVLLMDEPLGALDRKLRLQLQLEIRSLQRELALTVVYVTHDQDEAMSMSDRVAIMREGRIEQMGTPAELYETPVSVFVADFLGDNNTIPARAADDRHVMVGDVALRTPAHGLARDADCVVLIRPERVRISDAPATFSGVVHDVVYLGSASQYEIDVAGAGRLRCAVSHNGGHAVWEPGRRVGVELPADSVHVMPGDPTSKKE, from the coding sequence GTGACAAGCGTGATCACCGATACGACGAAGACCCGGCGCGGCGCGGTGAGCCTGCGCAAGCTGACCAAGGACTACGCGGGCTCGCGGGCGGTTGACGGTATCGACCTGGACATCCCGGCCGGCGAGTTCTTCACCCTGCTCGGCCCTTCGGGCTGCGGCAAGACCACGACGCTGATGATGCTGGCGGGCTTCGTCGAGCCCTCCGGCGGCAGCGTGGTCATCGACGGTCGCGACGTCGCGCATGTCCCGCCACCCGACCGCGACATCGGTGTCGTGTTCCAGAACTACGCGCTGTTCCCGCACCTGACCGTGTTCCAGAACCTGGCTTTCCCGCTGGAGATGCGCCGGCTCGGCCGCCCGGAGATCGCCCGCCGGGTCGGCGAGGCGCTGAAGCTGGTCCGGCTCGAACAGTGGGCCGACAGCTATCCGGGCCAGCTCTCGGGCGGCCAGCAGCAGCGCGTCGCGGTCGCTCGTGCGGTCGTGTTCAACCCGCCGGTCCTGCTGATGGACGAGCCGCTCGGCGCACTGGACCGCAAGCTGCGCCTGCAACTTCAGCTGGAGATCCGCAGCCTGCAACGAGAACTGGCATTGACCGTCGTGTACGTGACGCACGACCAGGACGAGGCCATGTCGATGTCGGACCGCGTCGCGATCATGCGCGAGGGCCGGATCGAACAGATGGGCACGCCCGCGGAGCTGTACGAGACGCCGGTTTCGGTCTTCGTCGCCGACTTCCTCGGTGACAACAACACAATCCCCGCGCGGGCCGCGGACGACAGGCACGTCATGGTCGGCGATGTCGCGCTGCGAACACCGGCGCACGGGCTGGCCCGCGACGCGGACTGCGTGGTGCTGATCCGGCCGGAACGGGTCCGCATCAGCGATGCGCCGGCGACGTTTTCCGGGGTCGTGCACGACGTCGTCTACCTCGGCAGCGCCAGCCAGTACGAAATCGACGTGGCCGGCGCCGGTCGGCTGCGGTGCGCGGTGAGTCACAACGGAGGCCACGCGGTATGGGAGCCCGGCCGGCGCGTCGGCGTCGAGCTGCCGGCGGACTCCGTGCACGTGATGCCTGGCGATCCCACCTCGAAGAAAGAGTGA